The Apostichopus japonicus isolate 1M-3 chromosome 20, ASM3797524v1, whole genome shotgun sequence genome contains a region encoding:
- the LOC139961336 gene encoding tyramine receptor Ser-2-like, which yields MASTVQDLQLSRFQSTVLVISYLSLAAAVILGNSCVIVAYVKDAKVRALPFNVYIFALSITDLAVGIFNLPYHSLTVLWPGVEYANFYVSVGVLYVAYIIAITSVFLVVAMTVDRLRLISSPTKYSHKCNRGSNMRIISCVVLFSFVYCFVLLVLRALLRKEDSSCFKNLPYLVSMLIGNVFIPVSTLITLNLRLVWKLHSHFKEMKRSLKAADRKDEIRRGRSISGSVDGTTGVMPGKDQIGHNLQSRPKMEHVDKKSVSIGTKNAIAHSMDLGDVSESGQTQQRSVGCGGASFLGDPTQANKVLTTGSCIATAASHRPTWAQRDHGSVVTKKEKLPSSRKMAKHMVLFVYIYLCCWIPSHAYFLVKAVTGVPLYNPMDLLQHVFYIFLYVNSALNPFLYAAMGVRFRLALIGLFLKQSTKPADRRLVYADTPVSNVTNSTTGPVSDAI from the coding sequence ATGGCATCTACTGTTCAGGACTTGCAACTCTCAAGGTTTCAGTCTACCGTATTGGTCATCTCGTATTTGTCACTCGCTGCTGCTGTTATTTTGGGGAATTCATGTGTTATTGTTGCCTACGTGAAAGACGCCAAAGTGAGAGCGTTACCATTTAAtgtatacatctttgcactttcGATAACTGATCTTGCGGTAGGCATTTTTAATCTACCATACCACTCACTAACGGTCCTATGGCCCGGGGTCGAATACGCCAATTTCTATGTATCGGTCGGTGTGCTCTACGTTGCTTATATCATTGCTATCACGTCCGTCTTTCTGGTGGTTGCAATGACTGTTGACCGACTAAGGCTGATCTCCAGTCCAACGAAGTATTCTCACAAATGTAACCGTGGATCAAATATGCGTATAATATCCTGCGTGGTGCTGTTTTCGTTTGTTTATTGCTTTGTCCTTCTGGTCTTACGTGCCCTTCTACGGAAAGAGGACTCGTCCTGTTTCAAAAACCTACCTTACTTGGTATCTATGCTCATTGGCAACGTCTTCATCCCCGTCTCCACTCTCATCACGTTGAATCTGAGATTGGTGTGGAAGCTGCATTCACACTTCAAAGAGATGAAAAGAAGTTTGAAAGCTGCTGATCGTAAAGATGAAATCCGGCGAGGACGATCGATTTCAGGCAGTGTGGATGGTACTACTGGGGTTATGCCAGGAAAGGATCAGATAGGCCATAATCTGCAGAGTAGACCAAAAATGGAGCACGTGGACAAAAAGTCAGTGTCAATTGGAACTAAAAATGCAATTGCACATTCCATGGATTTGGGAGACGTCTCTGAAAGTGGTCAAACACAACAACGGAGTGTCGGATGTGGTGGTGCTTCGTTTTTGGGCGACCCAACGCAAGCCAACAAGGTGCTCACCACTGGTTCATGCATCGCAACTGCTGCATCTCACCGGCCAACGTGGGCTCAGAGAGATCATGGGTCTGTGGTgacaaagaaagagaaattaCCAAGCTCCAGGAAAATGGCCAAGCACATGGTgctgtttgtgtatatatatctttgttgTTGGATTCCGTCCCATGCCTATTTCCTGGTAAAAGCTGTCACTGGAGTGCCATTGTATAATCCAATGGATCTTTTGCAGCATGTTTTTTACATATTCCTCTATGTCAATTCAGCATTGAATCCTTTCCTTTACGCTGCGATGGGAGTCAGGTTTCGTTTGGCCTTGATAGGACTATTTCTTAAACAGAGTACTAAACCTGCAGACAGACGTTTAGTGTATGCCGATACTCCAGTTTCTAATGTTACTAATTCTACTACGGGACCAGTGAGCGACGCGATCTAA